Within the Populus trichocarpa isolate Nisqually-1 chromosome 14, P.trichocarpa_v4.1, whole genome shotgun sequence genome, the region CCATGATAGCATGGTTCTAGAATGTCATATATGTTTAAACCTTCAACGTCCTGGGATTAGTAAAAATATCAATGCAAATGACAGAGCACTTTATGCAGattattttaactttcaaaTTATGAGAAACCCACTAAGTACCTTGTAAACTTTTTGGAGTTTGCTCTCACAAGTTTCACCGAGTGGGTTGTAGAAATTTCCAGTGCACTCCTTGGTTACCTCCTGTAGCATATCATGCATTGTCAGAAAACACGTTTTgaggaaagggaaagaaagaaactctATCTTAATATCAAAACCACAAAATATTGTCAAGGATTTTATAATGATGTGAGACTCCACGGTGCAGATTTCCAAGTATTTAAGGAAAGCTAGCATACGGAAACAGCATAAATCATCATAGAATGTTTATCTTACTCACCTCAAATAACTCATCTGGGATCAGGCCCATCCCATGTGCAAATGGAACAAGAGCATTGCCATCAAACTCCTCATCAGTAACTCCATTTCCCACCAAATATCCCTGTATAAAATGCAGGTTTAAGTACTTAGCAGtcataaattttgaattcaataaaaGAGGATTTCAAGAATCCATACCTTGAAATTGAGAATGGGCTTTACACCAGCATCAAGTCCTGAAAAAGCAAGAATGCATTATACTCTCAAGTTCCAAAAAACACAACtcatagattgaaaaaaatacctttCACGACTTCATAAGCAAGAGTTGGCACATATATTCCAGCATAGGACTCtccagaaataaaaaatgggttAGAGAGGAATTCTGGGTATAGCTCGAACCACTGTTTTCAGAATAGCAAATTACTGATATTCAGTATTTTGGAAATAAGAAAGCAGCTATAAACATGCTCAAATTATCCATATTTCTTTCCCCTCTATACCTTGAGTAGAAAGGCATGCGAATCAGAGGCAGTCTTTGTGTCACCAGTTATATAATCAGTTTCGTTCTTGGAATAAGAAAGCCCAACACCAGCAGGAGAATCTAAATATAAAACGCTGGAAACCTGAAATGCCAAAGCAATCTTATGACGTTTATTAGCacacaaaagaaattatatctTTTGTCAGAAGAAAATTCGGTCAACCTTGGACCAGCTGTATGGATTAAGATGCAATTTGGGCAGATCTCCCTTTGTTTCTGCTGCTTCAAAATTGAAAGGACCTGCATATACATTGAATTCATTGTTCAAAAACCGACAACTAACTCAATCCACAAAACCACAGCAACAAGACACAGTTGTTTTCAGATTAtgaattggtaaaaaaaaatataaattccaaCATAGCTAGGTGCTGAATAAGACCATCCTCTTTGTTGTTAATTCAATTCCATGAGGTCAAATAGCTAAGATGATAAAATTGATGGGTTTTGAATTAGTGACTGAACTTTACCCTGGGCCTCgcatttttgaaaaactaaactGACATTACTAAAAAGTAAAACgtagacaattttttttatgagaaaccCCAATATTATCACCGAAGAGGAGCAAGGCTTCCTTCAATCCCTATGTTATAACCAACCCAAATCTCAATCTAAGCATAAAACAAATAGATTAAAAAGGGAAACTTGAtgagatgaatatttaccatgtTCATATACAAATCCATCAAAGCTAGAGCATCCAGGTCCACCATTGAGCCAAAGAACAACTGGATCCTTTGGTGGGTTCCTTTCCGATTCAACAAAATAGTAAAACAATCTCTTCCCTTGACTTTCATCTATGGTCACATACCTTCCAAAAAAATCCCAATATAGACATTAATTCCAGTATAGCAACTACACTGTGATTCGCAGAATTgggaaacaataaaaagaactaGCTTTGGCTTTGACAAATCTTGAACCATCAGCAATGAATTACttacaatatatttatataattgcaACAAGAAATTCTATGCAAGTAGAGAAATGACAAGGCAAAAGGAAACTAAAATACCCAGAATAGTGTTTAGAAGGAAAAGTGCCAGAGAAGCCAGGAAGCTGAGTAACAAGAGCAGTTTCAGGGGCTGAGTGAGTGAGTAAAACAAAGCTTAAAAGCATACAAAAGATCCTATACAAGATAGGACATGACTTAGCCATGGCTAGTTCTTTAGCTAACGATGAATAGAATTGTCTGTTGGAACTGTATTTATAGATGCCTACGGATATTTACTTGCGCAACCTGTCGGAGTTTTATTCACTTAAAAGCCAAGACAAAAGATGCCAACAGAGGATAATACTAATACTTGAAAGTGACCtcaaaaatcaaactaatcaGTTGTTCAGTTAGTGAGCTCGTAAACCCCAATCTTAAACTTCATACTGTTAAGGCACtatttatttgctggaaagttattttcttttaaaaaatgaatttcaagaaaagtaaattcctgaaaagtgaattccgggaaagtaaatttcgatgtttggtagtgttatgaaaaataaactggaaaacactttccagtgtttggttatgttatggaaaagaaactggaaaataatttattaatgaattaatttttttttcaagtttatctaatatatataaaatatttaatataaatatttaatcacttacaataaaaaattgaaatctaaaaagtataatgatgaattttttttattataatatatattcatacatagcttattttataaaatataactaaatatatcatatcatattatatagaaataagcttgtgaaatattttttaagtaaaacctattactatatttttttcaattttaaaagcttaaaataagttttttttttcatatgaagaaagccaaattagtttatggtaagagttatatatttggggtattttttttttttttggtatgaagtttttttaaaagataaatagattcaaaaaatattttgatgggttttttggataaatatttttttttacgagtAAAGGCAATTATCCCTTTaatatccctttaatatatatcgaataagcatcaagaaataaatataaatatctaacatcaaacaaaatcatgcataaatattaagtttcgatgtcatatacatacatattagttcaaattacaaacataaatatgctagaccgaattaaacaagtaaacatactTGTCAGATAACAAACATAGTCTGAACCCAAATTTTAAACATAGTCAAACCATCTTAGCAAGCAGGCCTGTAGTAGTGTTGGTTCACAAAATTCTGAACCcaaattttcctcaaattaAGCATTTTTTGCCATAAATGCTTTTGCCAACATTTCATTTTGGACCAAATGATCAAATGCCTCCCCAAGAGTGATCTC harbors:
- the LOC7463378 gene encoding serine carboxypeptidase-like 20 → MAKSCPILYRIFCMLLSFVLLTHSAPETALVTQLPGFSGTFPSKHYSGYVTIDESQGKRLFYYFVESERNPPKDPVVLWLNGGPGCSSFDGFVYEHGPFNFEAAETKGDLPKLHLNPYSWSKVSSVLYLDSPAGVGLSYSKNETDYITGDTKTASDSHAFLLKWFELYPEFLSNPFFISGESYAGIYVPTLAYEVVKGLDAGVKPILNFKGYLVGNGVTDEEFDGNALVPFAHGMGLIPDELFEEVTKECTGNFYNPLGETCESKLQKVYKDVEGLNIYDILEPCYHGSNIREVTDDRIRLPSSFRQLGETERPLPVRKRMFGRAWPFRAPVRPGIVPTWPQLLDGESVPCTDDEVATSWLNNEAVRKAIHAELESVSGTWELCTDRIRFHHDAGSMIKYHRNLTLRGFRALIFSGDHDMCVPYTGSEAWTRSMGYDIVDEWRPWTSNGQVAGYTQGYANNLTFLTMKGAGHTVPEYKPREALDFYSRFLSGKPI